In Nonomuraea muscovyensis, one genomic interval encodes:
- a CDS encoding DUF3566 domain-containing protein, with amino-acid sequence MSAQGGSASARTKAARENGKQQPKKSGETEIFDKPDEDNATAVHPVPAAPSQGPAREESKEGKDGGRIRPSLTSEAPPRIELPKKKSSNSSGSRLPRKAHLVLRRIEPWSAMKFSFVVSLVCFVVLFVAVAVLYGVLSALGVFDSLVDLVNQLGKGEQGQQALPIDIASWFEPVRILGYTALIGAVNVVLITALATLGAVIYNVASDLVGGVEVTFSEAE; translated from the coding sequence ATGAGCGCCCAGGGCGGCAGCGCCAGCGCCAGGACCAAGGCGGCTCGGGAGAACGGGAAGCAGCAGCCTAAGAAGTCCGGCGAAACCGAGATCTTCGACAAGCCCGACGAGGACAACGCCACGGCCGTGCACCCCGTGCCGGCCGCTCCTTCGCAGGGCCCGGCGAGGGAGGAATCCAAGGAGGGCAAGGACGGCGGCCGGATCCGCCCGTCCCTGACCTCCGAAGCTCCCCCGCGGATCGAGCTGCCGAAGAAGAAGAGCTCCAACTCGTCGGGGTCCCGACTCCCCCGCAAGGCCCACCTGGTCCTGCGCCGCATCGAGCCGTGGTCGGCCATGAAGTTCAGCTTCGTGGTGTCGCTGGTCTGCTTCGTGGTGCTGTTCGTGGCAGTGGCCGTGCTGTACGGCGTGCTGTCCGCTTTGGGCGTGTTCGACTCGCTCGTGGACCTGGTCAACCAGCTCGGCAAGGGCGAGCAGGGGCAGCAGGCACTGCCCATCGACATCGCCTCCTGGTTCGAGCCGGTCCGCATCCTGGGCTACACGGCGCTCATCGGCGCCGTGAACGTGGTGCTCATCACGGCACTGGCCACGCTGGGGGCCGTCATCTACAACGTCGCCTCCGACCTCGTGGGCGGCGTCGAGGTGACCTTCAGCGAGGCCGAGTAG
- a CDS encoding tyrosine-type recombinase/integrase: protein MAKKTRRANGEGTIYQRKDGRWEGAAFVLASDGTYKRVRKYGKTREEVHGKLVEVLDRSRRGLPVSNRPWKLGEYLDYWLEHVAPLRLRDTTYAKYETMVRLYLKPGLGKQRLDRLRVATIQTFLNRQISAGHSVGTVYAMKVTLSAALTRAMREELISSNPARLVTLPSPKPSTIRPWSADEARIFLKAAKPLPYYLPFVFLLVYGLRRGEVLGIGWEDVDLDANTIRVEWQIQRIKGKLVRLPVKTDAGRRTLPLVPFVRDALIEHAGLQADARRKAGETWQDSGLVFASRSGGPIEPTNLGRAFDRVIKENGLRRIRLHDLRHTTGTMLKNLKVSPRDAKEILGHARISVTMEIYTHGDQDSHREAIGRISGKLFGDASE from the coding sequence ATGGCCAAGAAGACCAGACGCGCGAACGGCGAAGGCACGATCTACCAGCGGAAAGACGGGCGCTGGGAGGGGGCCGCGTTCGTCCTGGCCTCGGATGGCACGTACAAGCGGGTCCGCAAGTACGGCAAGACCAGAGAGGAGGTACACGGCAAGCTGGTGGAAGTACTCGACCGGTCGCGGCGCGGTCTGCCCGTCTCGAATCGCCCGTGGAAGCTGGGGGAGTACTTGGACTACTGGCTCGAACACGTCGCGCCGCTGCGGCTGCGGGACACCACGTACGCCAAGTACGAGACCATGGTCCGGCTCTACCTCAAGCCTGGTCTCGGCAAGCAACGGCTCGACCGGTTGCGCGTCGCCACCATCCAGACCTTCCTGAATCGGCAGATCAGCGCGGGTCACTCGGTCGGCACGGTCTACGCCATGAAGGTCACTCTCAGTGCGGCTCTGACTCGGGCGATGCGTGAGGAACTGATCTCCAGCAACCCGGCTCGCCTGGTCACGCTTCCCTCGCCCAAGCCGTCAACCATCCGGCCTTGGAGTGCGGATGAGGCGCGGATCTTCCTCAAGGCGGCCAAACCCCTGCCGTACTACCTGCCGTTCGTCTTCCTCCTGGTGTACGGGCTCCGGCGCGGCGAAGTACTCGGGATCGGGTGGGAGGACGTGGACCTCGACGCGAACACGATCCGGGTTGAGTGGCAGATCCAGCGGATCAAGGGCAAGCTCGTCCGGCTGCCGGTCAAGACTGACGCGGGCCGGCGCACCCTGCCCTTGGTTCCGTTCGTCCGGGATGCGCTGATCGAACACGCGGGGCTCCAGGCCGACGCGAGGCGTAAGGCGGGGGAGACGTGGCAGGACTCGGGGCTAGTGTTCGCGTCTCGCTCAGGTGGACCCATCGAACCGACCAACCTGGGCCGCGCCTTCGATCGTGTGATCAAGGAAAACGGGCTGCGACGGATCAGGCTGCACGACCTTCGGCACACCACGGGCACGATGCTCAAGAACCTGAAGGTCTCTCCCCGAGACGCTAAGGAGATCTTGGGTCACGCACGCATCTCGGTCACGATGGAGATCTACACGCACGGTGATCAGGACTCCCACAGGGAAGCCATTGGAAGGATCTCGGGGAAGCTCTTCGGGGATGCGAGCGAGTAG
- a CDS encoding helix-turn-helix domain-containing protein — MNVAPLERRLLRVPEVMALLGLSRWQVYNLIRSGELESVKVGRSRRVPVAALDEFVAQLREEAA; from the coding sequence ATGAACGTGGCTCCGCTCGAACGACGACTCCTCCGGGTGCCGGAGGTCATGGCACTCCTGGGGCTGAGTCGGTGGCAGGTCTACAACCTGATCAGGTCCGGCGAACTGGAGTCGGTGAAGGTCGGCCGTAGTCGGCGTGTGCCGGTCGCGGCTCTGGATGAGTTCGTCGCTCAGCTCAGGGAGGAGGCGGCGTAA
- a CDS encoding replication initiator, whose product MRLAQPLAREVVDQLAISFGVCIRPVPMYRLDTLTGQTTRLDIPCGATLSNKCPPCAERNRKLRMAQCREGWHLEDEPIIPPNEPTDEQRWLIEHRADWQAKRDVAAAAGENLAEYDEILAGIDADIRRSGLRGSVLGRSSTSRQRSTRRRQDAPDLPKRKRLPGTLGRVYEAADGKRFRPSMFITLTLPSYGRVMDGAPVDPDSYDYTRAARDAIHFSKLVDRFVQNLRRVAGWDVQYFATVEPQKRLAPHLHLAMRGTLSRKEIKQIAAATYHQVWWPSTDRVVFDGDELPVWDDSVGYLDPRTGEVLPTWDEALDAIGDDDEPLHVLRFGEQVKPIGVLAGTERADHLIRHYLTKYLTKSIAETCEPDNERQREHAERMTAALRYEPCSPTCPNWLRYGVQPKNARAGQAPGRCQGKAHKAEHLGYAGRRVLVSRKWSNKTLTDHRADRRAWVLEALGLSATEDQDPNRYTWRPVPPGDSSLPPLGERLLAEIANRQHWRALMQRLQAQADGTDLSATGEEVAA is encoded by the coding sequence GTGCGACTGGCCCAGCCGCTCGCGCGGGAGGTCGTTGACCAACTCGCCATCTCCTTCGGCGTGTGCATCCGGCCCGTGCCGATGTACCGGCTCGACACCCTCACCGGACAGACCACACGGCTCGACATCCCGTGCGGCGCGACGCTTTCGAACAAGTGCCCGCCGTGCGCCGAGCGCAACCGCAAACTGCGCATGGCTCAGTGCCGGGAAGGCTGGCACCTGGAAGACGAGCCGATCATCCCGCCCAACGAGCCGACCGACGAACAGCGCTGGCTGATCGAGCACCGCGCCGACTGGCAAGCCAAGCGCGACGTGGCCGCGGCTGCCGGTGAGAACTTGGCCGAGTATGACGAGATCCTGGCCGGCATTGACGCCGACATCCGCCGCTCAGGACTGCGCGGCAGCGTGCTCGGACGCTCCTCCACGAGCCGTCAACGCTCCACCCGGCGCCGGCAGGATGCCCCCGATCTTCCCAAGCGCAAGCGGCTTCCCGGCACGCTGGGACGCGTCTACGAGGCTGCGGACGGCAAGCGGTTCCGCCCGTCGATGTTCATCACCCTCACCCTGCCCTCCTACGGGCGCGTGATGGACGGCGCTCCAGTCGATCCGGACTCCTACGACTACACGCGGGCCGCCCGCGACGCGATCCACTTCTCCAAGCTGGTGGACCGGTTCGTGCAGAACCTACGGCGGGTGGCTGGCTGGGATGTGCAGTACTTCGCCACCGTCGAACCGCAAAAGAGGCTGGCCCCGCACCTGCACCTGGCCATGCGCGGCACGCTGTCGCGCAAGGAGATCAAGCAGATAGCCGCCGCTACCTACCACCAGGTGTGGTGGCCCTCGACCGACCGCGTCGTCTTCGACGGTGACGAGCTGCCGGTCTGGGATGACAGCGTCGGCTACCTCGACCCCCGCACGGGCGAAGTGCTGCCCACCTGGGACGAAGCCCTCGACGCCATCGGCGATGATGACGAGCCGCTGCATGTGCTGCGCTTCGGTGAGCAGGTCAAGCCGATCGGTGTGCTGGCCGGCACCGAACGCGCCGATCACCTGATCCGGCACTACCTGACCAAGTACCTCACCAAGTCCATCGCCGAGACGTGTGAACCAGACAACGAGCGCCAGCGCGAGCATGCCGAGCGGATGACCGCAGCGCTGCGCTACGAGCCGTGTTCGCCGACGTGCCCGAACTGGCTGCGCTACGGCGTGCAGCCCAAAAACGCCCGAGCGGGTCAGGCCCCGGGCCGCTGCCAGGGCAAAGCGCACAAGGCCGAACACCTCGGCTATGCCGGCCGCCGTGTCCTGGTGTCCCGCAAGTGGTCCAACAAGACGCTCACCGACCACCGTGCCGACCGACGCGCCTGGGTCCTGGAAGCGCTCGGTCTTTCGGCAACTGAGGACCAGGACCCGAACCGCTACACCTGGCGACCGGTCCCACCCGGCGACTCCAGCCTCCCGCCTCTCGGCGAACGGCTCCTCGCGGAGATCGCCAACCGTCAGCACTGGCGGGCGCTCATGCAGCGACTACAGGCCCAAGCAGACGGCACAGATCTTTCGGCAACCGGAGAGGAGGTAGCGGCATGA
- a CDS encoding FtsK/SpoIIIE domain-containing protein: MFRPTVVQTPAIITITLLCWRLLLGTVRMLYRHPIAIVATAGLSALAVVYGWQWSAGLVSSLVLGLVGWALLHRSSFSWWVGWRLLAFWRLVWIYRPHWSFAMSGAGLSKLAKGLEYRPRLVKVTCGPVADQVTVKMLKGQSFDDWTTRADNLAHAFRALSCRTSIVRAGLLRLTFPRRDPLRTPIPALPIPDVVNLHAVPVGLCEDGRSWTLKVHGTHILGAGATGAGKGSLIWSVVRGLLPAVRAGLVELVGLDPKLMELSYGRELFHRYAAAPEECADLLDEVVKRMQERATMFGGHRRSHTPTIEDPFVLVIVDEIAFLTAYQNDRDLKRRINAALATLTTQGRAVGVGVMALLQDPRKEVMNIRNLFPDKIAMRLDESEQVDMVLGEGARERGALADFISPIPSVGAGVAYVRLETSPEPVRVRAAYVSDADIRDMVAWLTNPADGDTLPLPPIELAQEAE, translated from the coding sequence ATGTTCCGCCCGACTGTCGTGCAGACCCCCGCCATCATTACGATCACGCTCCTGTGCTGGCGGCTCCTTCTCGGGACCGTCCGCATGCTCTACCGTCATCCGATCGCCATCGTGGCCACTGCGGGCCTGTCGGCGCTGGCCGTCGTCTACGGCTGGCAGTGGTCGGCCGGCCTGGTCAGCTCGCTCGTTCTCGGGCTGGTCGGCTGGGCGCTGCTGCACCGCTCGTCGTTCTCCTGGTGGGTCGGCTGGCGGCTGCTGGCCTTCTGGCGGCTGGTGTGGATTTACCGTCCGCACTGGTCGTTCGCCATGTCCGGAGCGGGCCTATCGAAGCTGGCCAAGGGCCTGGAGTACCGGCCGCGCCTGGTCAAGGTGACGTGCGGGCCGGTGGCCGATCAGGTGACGGTCAAGATGCTCAAGGGCCAGTCGTTCGATGACTGGACTACCAGGGCCGACAACCTCGCGCACGCCTTCCGCGCCCTGTCGTGCCGCACCTCGATCGTCCGCGCCGGTCTGCTGCGGCTGACCTTTCCCCGCCGTGACCCGCTGCGCACGCCGATCCCCGCGCTGCCCATCCCGGACGTGGTGAACCTGCACGCGGTTCCGGTCGGGCTGTGTGAGGACGGCCGGTCGTGGACGCTGAAGGTGCATGGCACGCACATCCTCGGCGCGGGCGCGACCGGCGCCGGGAAGGGCTCGCTGATCTGGTCGGTCGTGCGTGGCCTGCTGCCGGCCGTGCGGGCGGGCCTGGTCGAGTTGGTCGGCCTGGACCCCAAGCTGATGGAGCTGTCCTACGGTCGTGAACTCTTCCACCGGTACGCGGCCGCCCCGGAAGAGTGCGCCGACCTGCTGGACGAGGTCGTCAAGCGCATGCAGGAACGCGCGACGATGTTCGGCGGCCATCGCCGTTCCCACACGCCCACGATTGAGGACCCGTTCGTGCTGGTGATCGTGGACGAGATCGCGTTCCTGACCGCCTACCAGAACGATCGGGACCTCAAGCGGCGCATCAATGCCGCTCTGGCCACCCTCACCACCCAAGGGCGCGCGGTCGGCGTCGGAGTGATGGCGCTACTGCAGGACCCCCGCAAGGAGGTCATGAACATCCGCAACCTGTTCCCCGACAAGATCGCCATGCGGCTGGACGAGTCCGAACAGGTGGACATGGTCCTCGGGGAGGGCGCTCGGGAACGCGGCGCGCTGGCCGACTTCATCTCCCCCATCCCGAGCGTCGGGGCCGGCGTCGCCTACGTCCGGCTCGAAACCTCCCCAGAGCCGGTGCGCGTGCGCGCCGCCTACGTCTCCGACGCCGACATCCGCGACATGGTCGCCTGGCTCACCAACCCGGCTGACGGCGACACGCTCCCGCTGCCCCCGATCGAGCTCGCCCAGGAAGCGGAGTGA